atcTTGacatcatacaatactataaaagtcttggaaaatttcaagtgtcatcTTTTAAAGAGACATGacaaatcatacaatactataataGTCTTGAAAAATTCCAAGTGTCATCTTTTAAAGAGACATGACattatacaatactataaaagtcttggaaaatttcaagtgtcatcTTTTAAAGAGacatgataaatgaaaaagtatcattGGATGTGAAATCATTAAATGTCATAttgattagtttttatttaataatagtatgactaaaaatgataaataaattgaaacatataagaacaattaagaatataaatatagtaaaatttttGACTTAAGTCATGTCTTAGGATGGGAAATAAGATCAAAAGATTATGTAAAGTAAATAATGGttgattacatgacaatatttatataatttagaatataatatttttttgtttaagtttggaactaaaattaggtaaagtatttGTATGATATACTAGAGTAATTCTATTTAGTTAACTTAGAATTTAATATGttcaattgaatgaaaaaaagtATGTATcaggtaaataaataaaaaacgtCAGCAgttatgttttgatttaaaaGTCATGTATTTGGTAATTTAATAACGATAATATACAGTACttacattattatttgaaactgtttttttatatatatttcgcACTAATAAATTggtgcattgcacgagtttctatactagtatataatataatcacatgtataaattaaataaatacaataacaaaaatattagaaatataCCTTTTCACTTAACAAGTTTTTCtcctttgacaaataaatactaCACTTTGAGAATATATTTTGTGCTTTGCTTATAAACGATTAACACATTTATCTGTATTTATAAGTGAACAACAATCATCATAGCGACAAAATAGGCGACAATTAATCCAATTCTGaaattgaactttttttttcccGCCCATGGTTGTAGGCGACAGATTATGCGACAAGGTCCGTTTAGGCGACAAAGTAAGCAACATAGTTGTTTTGTCGCAGGCCTACGACAAAGCTTTTTGTCGCCTAactttttttctcaaattttcagTTTGTCGCCAAATGGATATGTTTTTATAGTGGGTGTtctatatttgaaatattatatgtttttaaattataacatgaatcattatatttatttatattgaattatataatttcatatacaatataaatttacatatcTGCATTATTCTTCGTAtgtcaaaatattaattaactcTCACGtagttacaattattattattcgattgttacattttatttaacgaaaagatttaaaaatattaatttttttacttgcaTTTATAGGTTAAAgtcatatttataattttatatatatatcctttatTTCAAAAACTCCACGCATTATTATACTAGTATAGacataaaaaatgaaatattattggactagacataaataaataaataaaatacataatcTAGGGTGCAGCCGTGCAGGTAAGTATTAGAGTTAGTCTAAGCCGTTCAAATAGGCGGGAAAAATTATACCACAATACATGTTTTTTTTCAcgctttaagaaaaaaaaaaaaaaaccttatcaGTGAATAAGCAGTGTAATTGCAACAAAACCCACATCTTCTTGAAAAGAAAAACCCATTTTCAAAATTCTCTTTCTTGAGAGAGAAAAACCCACATTTAAGCTTGTTATTCAAAGTGTAATAATGGAGGATGGCGGTGGTAACCGTGGTAATCGTGGTGACACGGGAGGATCAGTAATGACTCGGAGCACGGGAGGGCGCAGAAGACTTGCACAAGCATTGGATGATCCTGAAGCGTTACTCAGTAAAAGGGGTCGGAGGGGTCATTCGAGAGGTCGTTCGAGGGGTCGGGGTCGTTCGGGGGGTCGGAGGGGTCGTACCGTTGCAGAGTCTTCTGCTGCTAATGAAGATCCACCTCCTGATAGTACCGATCATACTGATACCGATGTTAAAAAAGATGAGGGTCCTGCTCAAAAGTCTGAAGAAAATGTTGAAGAAAAGACAGATTCTTCTGATTCAGACGTAGAGATTCCTCTTGCTAGAACAAAGAAAAAACCACCTCCTGATACTGATACTGATGTTGAAAAAGATGAAGATTCTGCTCAAGAGTCTGAAGAAGATACTGAGGAAAAGAACGATTCATCTTCTGATTCATCTTCTGATACAGAGTCGGATGGTCCTGCTGAAGAAGAGGATACTGATGCTAAAGATAAGGATGATTCTGCGGAAGAAACTGATGCTAAAGATAAAGATGATCCTGTGGAAGAAACTGATGCTAAAGATAAAGATGATCCTGCGGAAGAAACTGATATTAAAGATAAAGATGATCCTGCGGAAGAAACTGATGCTAAAGATAAAGATGATCCTGCTGATAGTACCAAACgaacaatcatcattgaacactGGTATATCATAATACTCACTGAATTTCATAGTCTAAGGTTTTTTGTTGCACTATGTTTCAATTTATTGCGATGATTTTCTGGGTTTTGCATTTTTCTGTTATAATTATTTGGTGTTTTcagtttattgtgataattttCTGGGTTTTGCATTCTTCTGTTATAATTATTTGGTGTTTcagtttattgtgataattttCTGGGTTTTGCATTCTTCTGTTATATGGGATTTTGCCTTTTCCTTTTCCatgtataataattattttctgGGTTTATGCATGTtttcgtataaattattttgggtGTAATATCGTTGGGATTCAATCGTGGATTCATAAAGTTGGGATTAAGGGGCATTGTCGTTGTAGATTAGATTGTGATATGTTGGTAAATCTATCGGAATTCGTTGCAATTTTGATATGCTTGTAAATGGGATTCATCTTTTTTTAAGATGTAAATGGGATTCGTCTTGTCGATCGCTTACGATTATACACTAATTTATGCGgtgtttttttctattttatcttAGTTAGAGGCGTAGCAAGGATacaccatttatatatattttatattttattttaaattttgaggcatatatatatatatatatataaatatatatatataaaaactaaAGTAAAAGCAATGTATCATAATTAATGTTAATTTAGGCCCTAAATTTAAAGGGCGTTGTGCAGTCGAATACCTTGCAACCCTCATCTTCATATGCTTCAATTCATAAGTGAGGTTTGGTAAGTCAaatgtgtaatttttttaatagcaAACATTGTGTTTAACTTTAAATTAGTACACTTATAGTTTAAATACATTAAGTTATACTACCTCAGTTTTTTAAATCATGCACCATTGACTTTTCACTTCTCAAATGcacaattttaattgtttttaattgttaatGTCTCTATTTATgtttatcaaaaaattataaaaattacaaattaatatattttagataGACACCatttaaacaagatcccatatgactatgttttaacttatagattaacgATAATATAAGAGTCTAGATTTAAAGAACAAAGGAAGTATGAAATATAATACTCCGCCGTCCCATTGAATTTGaagtatttttcattttgatgcaTTCCACTtaatttgtatcatttttatttttagacaatggcccaccactttctttgaatttcatcaatacattttaactcttttaatttcatcaataaaattcattttcttttcatttattactaatttttaaaaaattcttctGCTTCTCTTTAATTCAATCCTATCGATGAGTAAAAGTTTATAACAAACAATTGTAATGGCATTTTTAGATATAAAATCACAAACAATGACGAAGAGTATTGTCAATCAGAAGTATGTTAATGAAGAATGGTGGCGCATCTAAATTCTGAAATGTGCCTAACAAATAGTTATCCCCTTTGTAAATGTTTACAGGCCTAAAGCTCCAATATTCCGGAATAGGGCTAAAGAGCTGCAAGCTAGCATAGAACAATCCgatgaaaatattaatgttcTCATTAACCCTGACAAGAAGGTTAGTCTTACTCTAGCTTCAACCTAATATCTGTTAGAAATTAAGGGCTTGCACTCTTTTGTTTCATTCAAGGAGGAGCAATGAAAATagagatcttatttaatttttgatatttaataaagTAAAAAGTGAGAAAagtactaaataaaaattattttttcaaaaagtatctaataaaaaaagttctgttaaaaatatttaacaaattttttctttttcaaaaaggACCAATTAACATTTTCCTTCAGTTGACCGttaaatataacggttgacaggtcaaaatcgaaaatttttcttcctcatcttcaaaATTTTTTCCAATTCAATTTCCTCACTGTTTTCTTCCTCTACCTTTTATTCAAAATCGAAGTTAAATTGGaaaaaattgaagatgaggaaaaagaattttcgaatttgaccagtcaaccgttatatttaaTGGTATTGAAGGAAAACATTACTTGGTactctttacaaaaaaaatttttattaggtattttttggtaaaactttttttattaggtatttttgaaattttttttttattaagtactttttgacaattttcCTTTTAATAAATTGAGACCTTTTATCAATCATAAATGATAAAAGAAGGAATATCGTAAAAATTTATCGTTGGTAGTTTTGAACCCTTTTttattacattatatatatCCCAACTGAGCTACGCTTGActgataaattataaaaaatatgttaatataTAAGGCCCTTGTGTTTTTGGAGGATTTAAGCCGTCGGATGGGCCAATAATGTGCTTTCACTCGTTCTGCTACAATATAAAGGTGCAATTACTTAGACTTGTTTGGATAAAATTTGTAGATCAGATTGCTTTATTGAGTTATTAAATCCCAATTCTTAAACTTTGTATAAAACACTTCAATCTCAttcaataacacttttatcactttaaaaacactAAATCAAAGCTTAAAATTTGTGGAGCTAAAGCTAAAGGAAATCAAATCCCAAACAACAATtcgaggtaatttctaattaaaattcattacaaaattttttaaaaaaattattcgaaAACGCGCGACTCCTTCGCGGCCCAGTCGCACGCCACTggtgttcttccttttttctttttttttttgaaaaaattcgaaTCGATTAAATTACTTACTGAATCGTATTCATGCTCATTTTGATTTGCCATTGTGATCTGATTTCaagttttagcttgttttagttTAGAGAGTATTTTCAGAGTTTTTAGAGAAATGTTAAAATTTTGGAGTTCGAAAATTATGCAAACGCAATCTTGAAAATTCATTATATaaggggtgacgataaaataacTGACGAAGTTCAATAATACCCTATTCAATTTGGAGAGGAGACGATACACAATAAATGTAGCAACATCAGTGCCTCAAAGTAATAAACCAAAAAGGCTAACATGGGTTTGTTTCCTTAATTCCAACTTCGAAAAGTATTCATGTCAAAAAAAAAGTGTAGTACACAAAGTTTTAATACCATATTCTATGTCTcattttaaatgtctcatttgcttttttatatttgtcaatgcactaatttaatagCGAATAGCAATAAtcgtgtataattaaaaattataaaactaaatattaataaactttatgtTGAGAATAATTGAACATGATTTCATGTGACTACGTTTTAATGaattgattaataataaaatacaaatttagaGCGATTGATAAATAGTAATCCAAAAACAAATGGAACATTTGAAAACAAACGTATGGAGTATATGTTATTTATTGAAAATAGACTCCTGATATTTAGTCAGTGTTTCTTTGCagccaaagaaaccaagttttctGGTCCGGTCAGAGAGTGGTGCGGAGTTATACCTCAGTTTGGTGGTAAGCTATATACTCCTATGTTCCATGAGATTGCAACATTCGGGTTGAAGTTGGGTTTGTGTTAACTTGGTTTATTATATAATTGCAGAACCTAAAGAAGCCATATAAAGAATTGACAGATTTTGACGTAGAAGACGTTGTGGCTAAAATTGTTGCAAAGTGAAGAATGGACAGATTTAGATCTAATTAGCATTTTAGCTCTATATACAATACTCTACTTGTAATCATGTTATAGATTTTTGCTTTGGATATTAAGTGATCCATTCGAAGCTATTTTGTTGATGTGTAGACGCATGCTTATAGTTCAGATTTTTGAATTTCgatttattcaaaatttgaGGTAATGAAAGCGTGTTTTTTTATGTCTACGGATTTCTAGCTGTTTGGTTTCGTATTATAATCTTCTCATCAAATCATGTGTatactttttatgtatttgaaGTTGTAGACGATGTTTGTTActtaagatcaaaatgaattaaTCTATTTGTTATCACTGACAAGAATAAAAATGCTTATATTCGACTCTTAATCTGAGAGACACAAAATAACATAAGGGCTATGAAATACTTGATTGGTTTCAAATGttctaaaaatattatttttagaataatTGGGAGGGTATCCAGTAAGGAGAGAAAACTGCTTATTATGTGAGTGGGTTTTGGTAGAGGTAGTTTGCCTGTGAGTAGTTTCTTTGTATGTGTTGGTAGCCTGCCTAATAAGTGTGCTTAGCTTGGGTTCATTCCAAGTCTAAGCCTTTTTGTACATTCCTTTCTTTTGTTGGTATATATCCTATATCTATTTGATACaaaaatatattgttttgaGGCAATGAAAATTACAAACTCGAGTACTATCAATTGCTAGGTTGCAAATTTACTTGGTTGTATTTTAGACTATGCTTTGACAAGTTAGGTTTTCATTGGGTTAGGGTCATATCTTGTTCAGTCATTAACCTAATCAGGGACGTCAGTAGCGTGCAAGTTAGGTTTAATATGATAATCTATATTGAGTTTTTACCATCTAAGGTAAATTTTGGGTTTTACCATCTTAGGCAAATACTTTTATAAATGTGAGGTTGTACCATTGTCAAAGTAATACAATTAGagtattcaaaacccaaaaatatACTTTCGCGTTAATGTTATCATCATATCAGAGTCATAAGATTCAGATCTGGGATCCTTTGACCTTTTTCGGTTCTCATCATTTATTGAAGAAACTTACCTACTGACATGGGAAATCGATGTTCATCACTTAACCCTTCGTTGCAATCAAAATGGTTCAACACCAACAAAGAGTTGTTAAACTCTGATCAGTTTCGTATGAGATTCTTGGACCCCAAACTCACAAACAAAAAAGCCCAACAAAACAGCACTCGGCTATCAGAAACCACCACAAACCTTTTCGGTTTCCTATGGCCCAAGTAAACCAAACCTTACCTTTTTTACTCGGTGTAAAAGGAGAAGTAAAACAATATAGCGAGAACTACCACCGGTAAGTCGCCACAAGGGTGCCAACAGAGTGGACTGGCGGTATGGCTCACTTAACAACCAAGGTGTCTCACAGCTTGGCAGCCCAGGCCCATACATCCCCAAAGGACTCAAAGCTCTTCTCAAAAGAATCGAAGGAAACAAaaaaagaggagagagaaagacaaAAGAAGGGTCAAACGAATAAATGGCCTTTTTAGCCTTTTATATGGAGGCTATCAACCCCCTTAACCTTGAAAACCCTAATTCTTACCCAACTCGAGACCCCAGAATCCTGCGATCCATCCTCATCTCCAACCCAAAGTTCACGTGTGGCCCAACACAATACCTATCCATCCTTTGAACCATCTACTAATAGTGGCTTAGGCTTAAACTGTTAGCCAACTCCTTGTTTTTGGATTTTTGACTGTGGAGCAACTCACACTATGACCTTTGACCCTTGGGATCTAGTAACCCTTGGCCCAAAATCTCATACTCATATCCAAACTACAAATGGGACATGCATCAGTATTGACCATACTGCATCTGTTGACATTTCACCATCTATTCATCTCAATAATTGCCTCTTAATTCCAAGCTTGTCTcataaattactctatattAGTAAGTTGACTAATGAACTTAATTGCACCATACTCATGACTTCTTCtaattgtattgtgcaggatgctcaaacTAGGACaatcattgggcgtggtattgagAAAAGAGGATTATACTATGTGGATGAGGTGGGTCAATATGGTCACACTTCGCTTGCTCATGGGTCTACTGATCATCAATTATGGATGTGGCACCGAAATTTGGGTCATCCTTCATTAGGTTATTTAAAACGTCTTTTTCCATCTTTTAAAATTGCAATATTTTGTTGGATTGTGAAGCATGTGCGTTAGCCAAAAGTCACAAACATTTTTATGGTCCTAGCCTGACTCATACTGATAGCccttttgtttaattcattttgaTGTTTGGGGTCCCGCCCCTGAATTTGATACACATGGcttctcttatttttttcttctttgtgGATGACTGTACTCGTATAAGTTGGGTCtattttttgaaacaaaaatCTAAGGTCTTTGATGTATTTGTCAAGTTCAACAATATGATCATTACTCAATTCTACACCCAACCCAAAATTCTTCGGTCTGACATTGGGGAGGGGGAGATATGTTAACTTggacatgaaaaaaaaattattcttgaCCTTGTCTTAATTCACCTAACCACTTGTCCAGATACTCCTcaacaaaatatatttgttgTGCGGAAAAACCTTATTCTCCTTGAAATGACCTGATCGCTTATGTTTGAGTCACATGCTCCTGCTCATTTTTGGTTAGAGGCTCTTATCACTGCTAATTACTTGACTAATCACCTTCCTAAAAAGGCCATGGGCTTCCAAACTCCCCTAGACACACTTATAACTCGGGCTGTTGTTCCTTCATCTCACTCTTCACCCcctcgtgtgtttggatgtgcTGTCTATGTCCATCTTTCCAAACGTGTTAGGAACAAGTTAGAACCTTAGGCAGTGAAGTGTGTCTTTCTTGGTTATGGGGTCAATCATAAGGGGTATTAATGCTTTGACCCTGTTAATAATAAGATGTATATTATAGATTATAACTTCTTTGAGAAAACTTATTATTATCCCCATCTTAGCCCTCAGGGGGAGACTGTTATGAGGACTTAAGTTGGTTAATATATGCCGTAAGGATTCATCCTACAAAGCAAGTATGTAACACCACAGACACTGCCCCCGAAAGCATAGTACCTTCTCTACGGTCCACTCTAGTTCTATCTAATGAGCATCCTAATGAGCATGAGGTAACACTTGAACCCGAATGTGAAGTGTCAGCCGATGAAGTTGTTTCTGTTTCTGACCCCTTAGATAATTTGCTTGATGAGATGCCCAATATTAAGATTTCGAGCAGGTATGAGTTACCTCTCAGGAGCACAAGGGGCATACCACCCAAAAGGTATGATCCGGAGTTCGAGGCCCAATGGTCTAAGTATCTAGTGAAAAAGATTAGTAATGAAAACATGTCTCAAACCACCATAGCTTTCACAACATCCCTTTACTCCACTAACATTCCCAAAAATGCTGCAAAAGCTCTTAAAAGTGAAAAATGGAGACAGGTTATGGAAGACGAATACATGgaattatatgtatgtatatatatatatatatatatatatatatatatatatatatatatatatatatatatatatatatgtatatatatatatatatgtatatatatatatatatatatatatatatatatatatatatatgtatatatatatatatatatatatatatatatatatatatatatatatatgtatataaatatatacatatatatatatatatatatacatatatatatatatatatatatatatatatatatatatatatatatatatatatatatatatatatgtatatatatgtatatatatatatatatatgtatatatatatatatatatatatatatatatatatatatatatatatatatatatatatatgtatatgtatatatatgtatatgtatatgtatatatatatatatatatatatatatatatatatatatatatatatatatatatatatatatatatgtatatatatatatatatatatatatatatatatatatatatatatatatatatatatatatacatatatatatatatacatatatatatatatgtatatatatatatatgtatatatatatatatatgtatatatatatatatacatatatatatatatatatatacatatatatatatatatatatatatatatatatatatatatatatatatatatgtatatatatatatatatatgtatatatatatatgtatatatatatatatatatatatatatatatatatatatatatatatatatatatatatatgtatatatatatatatatgtatatatatatatatatatgtatatatatatatgtatatatatatatatatgtatatatatatatatatatatatatatatatatatatatatatatatatatatatatatatatatatgtatatatatatgtatatatatatgtatatatatatatgtatatatgtatatatatatatatatatatatatatatatatatatatatatatatatatatatatatatatatatatatatatatatatatatatatatatatatatatatatatatatatatatatttatatatatatatatatatatatatatatatatatatatatatatatacatatatatatatatatatacacacacaaaaaGTCCAAagtctaaactaattacactaccaaacacataaattagagaGATACACGACCACCTTTTCTTTCAATTCGTGCATTTCTCCTTTTGTCAAagtgcgtgtttcccttggagtgtcgtataaaacctaaatattttatatgaaataattaaaaaggttATATAATACTTATACATTAGATTTTtaccaatattaaatatataatatttgaatttaagaacgtaacatatACATACTGCttcaatattttcgactccaacgttATTCATGGCTTGTAAGAGATCGTCCATATagttgagagtgtagtagccgcaatcaatgccattatcttgtcgaaagcactaagagaaaattgatgttagtgtcaaaaacgcttaaaagacctcaaaaatgcaacttagcacgtaatttcaacacaataatatataccaaatagtgttgttttggattttagctgtttcaacacaataatatataccaaatagtgttgtgtgtcaagtttcgtgccaaacaaaccaagtttgaaccactatatgcgagaaagtgccaaaaatgcttaaaaaacctcaaaaacgcaacttagcacgtaattactagtatatgactattgtttttgattctaaacatttcaacacaataatatataccaattagtgttgtgtggcaagtttcgtggcaaacaaaccaagttcactttatgcgagaaagtgccaaaaacgtttaaaaaacctcaaaaacacaacttagcacgtattcaAGTATATAACTTtcgattctaatcatttcaacacaataatatatactaaataatgttgtatgccaagtttgaaccactttatgcgagaaagtgccaaaaacgcttaaaaaacctcaaaaacacaacttagcacgtaatttcaagcatatgactattgttttcgattctaaccatttcaacacaataatatataccaaatagtgttgtgtgccaagttttgtgccaaacaaac
This Amaranthus tricolor cultivar Red isolate AtriRed21 chromosome 13, ASM2621246v1, whole genome shotgun sequence DNA region includes the following protein-coding sequences:
- the LOC130797797 gene encoding uncharacterized protein LOC130797797; the protein is MEDGGGNRGNRGDTGGSVMTRSTGGRRRLAQALDDPEALLSKRGRRGHSRGRSRGRGRSGGRRGRTVAESSAANEDPPPDSTDHTDTDVKKDEGPAQKSEENVEEKTDSSDSDVEIPLARTKKKPPPDTDTDVEKDEDSAQESEEDTEEKNDSSSDSSSDTESDGPAEEEDTDAKDKDDSAEETDAKDKDDPVEETDAKDKDDPAEETDIKDKDDPAEETDAKDKDDPADSTKRTIIIEHWPKAPIFRNRAKELQASIEQSDENINVLINPDKKPKKPSFLVRSESGAELYLSLVNLKKPYKELTDFDVEDVVAKIVAK